In a genomic window of Strix aluco isolate bStrAlu1 chromosome 3, bStrAlu1.hap1, whole genome shotgun sequence:
- the PPM1B gene encoding protein phosphatase 1B isoform X2 gives MGAFLDKPKTEKHNAHGAGNGLRYGLSSMQGWRVEMEDAHTAVVGIPHGLEDWSFFAVYDGHAGSRVANYCSTHLLEHITNNEDFRATEKPGSALEPSVENVKSGIRTGFLKIDEYMRNFSDLRNGMDRSGSTAVGVMISPEHVYFINCGDSRAVLYRNGQVCFSTQDHKPCNPREKERIQNAGGSVMIQRVNGSLAVSRALGDYDYKCVDGKGPTEQLVSPEPEVCEILRAEEDEFIILACDGIWDVMSNEELCEFVKSRLEVSDDLEKVCNWVVDTCLHKGSRDNMSIVLVCFSNAPKVSDEAVKKDAELDKYLESRVEEIMEKSGEEGMPDLAHVIRILTAENIPNLPPGGGLAGKRNIIEAVYSRLNPHRENEGGAGDLEDPW, from the exons ATGGGTGCATTTTTGGATAAAccaaaaactgaaaaacataatGCTCATGGTGCAGGGAATGGCTTGCGTTACGGCCTCAGCAGTATGCAGGGATGGAGAGTGGAAATGGAAGATGCTCACACAGCTGTTGTAGGTATTCCCCATGGCTTAGAGGACTGGTCCTTTTTTGCTGTCTATGATGGTCACGCGGGATCTCGTGTTGCAAATTATTGCTCCACACACTTACTAGAACACATCACTAACAATGAAGACTTTAGGGCGACAGAAAAACCTGGATCTGCTCTTGAACCTTCAGTGGAAAATGTCAAGAGTGGAATCAGAACTGGCTTTTTGAAAATCGATGAGTATATGCGCAATTTCTCAGACCTCAGAAATGGGATGGACAGAAGTGGCTCAACAGCAGTGGGAGTTATGATTTCACCTGAGCATGTATACTTTATCAATTGTGGTGATTCACGTGCTGTTCTCTATAGGAATGGACAAGTCTGTTTTTCAACACAGGATCACAAACCTTGCAACCCAAGGGAGAAAGAGCGAATCCAGAATGCAGGAGGCAGTGTAATGATTCAGCGTGTTAATGGTTCGTTGGCAGTTTCTCGAGCTCTGGGGGACTATGACTACAAATGTGTTGACGGTAAAGGCCCTACAGAACAACTAGTTTCTCCAGAGCCTGAGGTTTGTGAAATTTTAAGGGCAGAAGAAGATGAGTTTATCATCTTGGCTTGTGATGGAATCTGGGATGTAATGAGCAATGAAGAGCTCTGTGAATTTGTTAAGTCTAGACTTGAAGTATCGGATGACCTGGAAAAAGTGTGCAATTGGGTAGTGGACACTTGTTTACATAAG GGGAGTCGTGATAACATGAGTATTGTACtagtttgtttttcaaatgctcCTAAGGTCTCAGATGAGGCGGTGAAAAAAGATGCAGAGTTGGATAAGTACTTGGAATCACGGGTTGAAG aaattatgGAAAAATCGGGTGAAGAAGGAATGCCTGATCTTGCTCACGTTATTCGTATTTTAACTGCGGAGAATATCCCTAACTTACCACCAGGAGGTGGTTTAGCTGGCAA GCGTAATATTATTGAAGCTGTGTATAGTAGGCTGAATCCACACAGAGAGAATGAGGGG